From a single Labrenzia sp. PHM005 genomic region:
- a CDS encoding LacI family DNA-binding transcriptional regulator: MKKGHASPSIKDVAKHAGVSISSVSRVINDRSGTVSSETRRRVQEAIDELGYRPNRAGRALRGQANDTYALVISNIHNNFYAAVAWEIERILNDRGQALLMFNSNEDVALQDRALEDMRSRQVAGIFMLCALESDKLTEANDDFPLIFINRRVTSMPDVPFVGIDDYSAAREITSSMLRMYGHSAAFIHGPQSSDTSSRRLKGMMDACADHGKTIDANDVREASLSMESGYETAVEMLSQKRYSAIVCGNDQIAYGVYRRCRELGLSVPEDVAIFGFDDNPMNQWLAPWLNTVRVPHVQLASSALEQMEIVQGGETGRNIILPYDLVLKG; this comes from the coding sequence ATGAAAAAAGGTCACGCCTCTCCGTCAATCAAAGATGTTGCCAAACACGCCGGTGTATCGATTTCCAGCGTTTCAAGGGTCATCAATGATCGCTCCGGAACGGTTTCCAGTGAAACCCGCCGGCGGGTTCAAGAGGCAATTGACGAGCTCGGCTATCGGCCCAACCGCGCGGGGCGCGCGCTTCGAGGACAAGCCAATGACACCTACGCGCTGGTTATCTCAAACATTCACAACAACTTTTACGCTGCAGTTGCTTGGGAAATTGAACGGATCCTGAATGACCGGGGTCAAGCCTTGCTCATGTTCAATTCCAATGAGGATGTAGCCTTGCAGGACAGGGCATTGGAAGACATGCGCTCCCGCCAAGTTGCCGGGATTTTTATGCTCTGCGCGCTGGAGAGCGACAAGCTCACAGAAGCCAATGATGACTTTCCACTGATCTTCATTAACCGCCGTGTGACATCCATGCCGGATGTACCATTCGTCGGGATCGACGATTATTCTGCGGCGCGGGAAATCACCTCATCTATGCTGCGCATGTATGGACACAGTGCTGCTTTCATCCATGGCCCGCAATCGTCGGATACGAGTTCCAGGCGCTTGAAAGGCATGATGGATGCATGCGCAGATCATGGCAAAACCATCGATGCCAACGATGTTCGCGAAGCGAGCCTCTCTATGGAAAGTGGCTACGAAACCGCCGTCGAGATGCTGTCCCAGAAGCGGTACTCTGCAATCGTTTGCGGCAATGATCAGATTGCCTACGGCGTTTACCGCAGGTGCAGAGAACTGGGGCTGTCCGTCCCCGAAGATGTTGCGATTTTCGGGTTCGATGATAATCCCATGAACCAATGGCTGGCCCCATGGCTCAATACGGTGCGTGTTCCTCACGTCCAGCTCGCCTCATCCGCGCTTGAGCAGATGGAAATCGTTCAGGGCGGTGAAACCGGCCGGAACATCATCCTGCCCTATGACCTCGTCTTGAAGGGGTAG
- a CDS encoding aldose 1-epimerase family protein, whose amino-acid sequence MDQQSQLQLRRRSVLLRGLADIRLVTVNDGPGAGGRLLELRSPSGVAMDIALDRGGDILRLSFRGQELGWHSANSAPAPWPQLDTEKGLGFLRGFDGFLVTCGLDHHGVATETSAADALYPLRKEHSHPLHGRIMACKAELITKHIKWDDDLIEVVLVVRQTSVFGEVLELERKISVGLCRPEISISDRVTNRGYRPTRHGILYHFNIGYPLLDRSAKLVGETWDFQHFLDNGSAVPSDDHVEIVDAGVSPAPTENGLSVIGIENELMKTRLLLKFDAAQLPVTALWRAFQSGVFALGLEPQTNLQADAPLSAGETRKYDLELVLEEV is encoded by the coding sequence ATGGACCAGCAAAGTCAACTTCAATTGCGGCGGCGAAGTGTTTTGCTCCGCGGTCTGGCCGACATCCGCTTGGTAACCGTAAACGACGGCCCGGGCGCCGGCGGACGCCTTTTGGAACTGCGCAGTCCGTCCGGCGTTGCCATGGACATCGCGCTGGACCGCGGCGGCGATATCCTCCGCCTGTCCTTTCGCGGGCAGGAACTGGGTTGGCACAGCGCAAACTCTGCCCCGGCACCCTGGCCGCAACTTGACACTGAGAAGGGCCTCGGTTTCCTGCGCGGATTTGACGGTTTTCTAGTGACTTGCGGCTTGGATCACCATGGCGTCGCGACGGAGACCTCAGCGGCCGATGCGTTGTATCCACTTCGCAAGGAGCATTCGCACCCCCTGCATGGCCGCATCATGGCCTGCAAAGCCGAACTCATTACAAAACACATCAAGTGGGACGACGATCTGATTGAGGTTGTCCTTGTGGTCAGGCAAACCTCCGTTTTCGGCGAAGTATTGGAACTGGAACGGAAAATTTCAGTTGGCCTGTGCCGGCCAGAAATATCAATCTCGGACCGGGTCACCAATAGAGGATATAGACCTACCCGGCACGGCATTCTGTACCACTTTAACATCGGCTACCCGCTTCTGGACCGGAGTGCAAAACTTGTAGGTGAGACTTGGGATTTTCAGCATTTTCTGGACAATGGCTCCGCCGTTCCGTCAGACGATCACGTGGAGATCGTCGATGCCGGGGTCTCGCCAGCTCCAACCGAAAACGGCCTGTCTGTCATTGGCATCGAAAATGAGCTTATGAAGACCCGGTTGCTGCTGAAATTCGATGCCGCCCAGCTTCCCGTCACCGCTTTGTGGAGGGCCTTTCAATCCGGTGTTTTTGCCTTGGGCCTGGAACCTCAAACAAACTTACAAGCAGATGCCCCTCTTTCTGCCGGTGAAACCAGAAAATATGACCTGGAGCTGGTGCTGGAGGAGGTTTAA
- a CDS encoding Gfo/Idh/MocA family protein: MAIESFGTERAARKLRLGMVGGGRGAFIGAVHRMAARLDDKWDIVAGALSANPENAKLSGQDLGLSDDRIYTSWEDMAEKEATRDDGIDAVSIVTPNQLHFGPAKAFLERGINVICDKPMTLDLEEAKELVKIARASECQFVLTQNNTGYPLVRQARAMVADGTLGTIQVVRASYVQDWLTTALDQEGQKQAAWRTDPKQAGAGGSIGDIGVHAFNLASFITGLELDEVCADLRSYVPNRQLDDNANVLLRYQGGASGTLWTSQVAPGNYNRLSIEVYGTKGGIQWVGEDNDNLYYTPLGEPTRCITRGGPGAMDVANAATRMPPRHPEGYIEGFGNLYSNAAEMIWAKREGREPDRFATDLPTVEDGARGLAFIEACVRSSQNGASWEKVSWGA, encoded by the coding sequence ATGGCGATTGAATCCTTTGGAACTGAACGGGCGGCGCGCAAGCTCCGCCTGGGCATGGTCGGCGGCGGCCGCGGCGCGTTTATCGGCGCCGTTCACCGCATGGCTGCACGCCTTGATGACAAATGGGACATCGTGGCGGGCGCGCTTTCCGCAAATCCGGAAAATGCCAAACTGTCCGGTCAGGATCTCGGCCTGAGTGACGACCGGATCTACACCAGCTGGGAAGACATGGCCGAAAAGGAAGCGACCCGGGACGACGGGATCGACGCCGTCTCGATCGTCACCCCCAACCAATTGCACTTTGGCCCTGCGAAGGCGTTTTTAGAGCGCGGCATTAATGTGATCTGCGACAAGCCGATGACGCTTGATCTGGAAGAGGCCAAGGAGCTGGTGAAGATCGCCCGGGCGTCGGAGTGCCAGTTCGTGCTGACCCAGAACAACACCGGCTATCCACTTGTCCGGCAGGCCCGGGCAATGGTCGCGGACGGCACCTTGGGGACCATTCAAGTTGTCCGTGCCTCTTATGTACAGGATTGGCTAACGACTGCTCTCGACCAGGAAGGACAGAAGCAGGCAGCCTGGCGGACCGATCCTAAACAGGCAGGTGCCGGCGGTTCAATCGGTGACATCGGCGTTCACGCCTTCAATCTGGCCTCCTTTATAACGGGCCTGGAACTGGATGAAGTGTGCGCCGACTTGCGGTCCTATGTCCCCAACCGACAGCTGGACGACAATGCCAACGTGCTTCTGCGCTACCAGGGCGGTGCCAGTGGCACCCTTTGGACCAGCCAGGTCGCTCCAGGCAACTACAACAGACTGTCTATTGAGGTCTACGGTACGAAGGGCGGCATTCAATGGGTTGGTGAGGATAACGACAACCTCTACTATACCCCCCTCGGAGAGCCGACCCGGTGCATCACGCGCGGTGGCCCGGGCGCAATGGACGTCGCCAATGCGGCGACCCGGATGCCCCCCCGCCATCCGGAAGGCTACATTGAAGGTTTCGGCAATCTTTATTCCAATGCGGCCGAGATGATTTGGGCCAAGCGGGAAGGCCGCGAGCCGGACCGTTTTGCCACAGATCTTCCAACGGTCGAGGATGGAGCAAGAGGGCTCGCCTTCATCGAAGCATGCGTTCGCTCCAGCCAAAACGGAGCGAGCTGGGAAAAAGTGAGCTGGGGCGCATAA
- a CDS encoding sugar phosphate isomerase/epimerase, translating into MQTLKGPGLFLGQFADDKPPFNSLSAIAKWCADGGFEAIQLPMWDGRFIDLAKAAESKDYADELNGIAKENGVVICDTASHIQGQLCAVHPAYDVWMDGLCPENVRGNRKARQEWAMDQLVKCAQASKNLGLTEHATFSGALAWPFWYPFPQRDESLINEAFDELARIWTPILNTFDECGVDLCFELHPTEDLYDGVTFEMFYERTGNHPRCAINYDASHFVKQGLDYIQFIDFYHERIKMFHVKDSEFNPTGKQGFLSGYQPWLKRAARDRSLGDGQTDFGQVFSKFTEYGFEGWCVYEWEDCIEHPEDAAPKGAQFIRDHIRRVTDKTFDDFAGGKGDTSGARAILGLE; encoded by the coding sequence ATGCAGACACTCAAAGGCCCAGGACTGTTTCTCGGGCAATTCGCAGACGACAAACCACCATTCAACTCATTGAGCGCCATTGCAAAATGGTGCGCAGACGGTGGTTTCGAAGCGATCCAGCTGCCGATGTGGGATGGCAGGTTTATCGACCTGGCAAAAGCGGCTGAAAGCAAAGACTATGCAGATGAGTTGAACGGCATCGCAAAAGAAAATGGGGTGGTCATCTGCGACACCGCCAGTCACATTCAAGGACAATTATGTGCGGTCCACCCGGCATATGATGTTTGGATGGACGGCTTGTGCCCGGAAAACGTTCGCGGCAACCGGAAAGCACGCCAGGAATGGGCAATGGACCAGCTGGTGAAATGTGCGCAGGCTTCCAAGAATCTGGGCCTGACCGAACACGCAACCTTTTCCGGCGCACTCGCATGGCCGTTCTGGTACCCGTTCCCGCAGCGCGACGAATCCTTGATCAATGAAGCCTTTGACGAATTGGCGCGGATCTGGACTCCGATCCTCAACACGTTCGACGAGTGCGGCGTCGATCTCTGCTTCGAACTGCACCCGACAGAAGATCTTTATGACGGCGTGACATTTGAGATGTTCTACGAGCGTACCGGCAACCATCCGCGCTGTGCGATCAACTATGACGCCAGCCACTTCGTGAAACAGGGCTTGGACTACATCCAGTTCATCGATTTCTATCATGAGCGGATCAAGATGTTCCACGTCAAGGACAGTGAGTTCAATCCGACCGGCAAACAAGGCTTCCTTTCCGGCTATCAGCCATGGCTGAAGCGGGCTGCCCGTGACCGCAGTCTTGGAGATGGGCAGACCGATTTCGGTCAGGTCTTCTCCAAGTTCACTGAATACGGCTTTGAAGGCTGGTGCGTCTACGAATGGGAAGACTGCATCGAGCACCCGGAAGATGCCGCTCCGAAGGGCGCCCAGTTCATTCGCGATCACATCCGCCGCGTCACCGACAAAACATTCGATGACTTTGCCGGCGGCAAGGGCGACACCAGCGGCGCGCGTGCCATTCTTGGTCTGGAGTAG
- a CDS encoding ABC transporter substrate-binding protein → MIRGSSTRRSLLKGSAAFMATAAVGINPKFLGAAHASELAPGMTGGPSGFPGAERFQYNETHSEGRAIEAMKKMVADGAAPKKITMLLADGAIGQITKPFPSGPSVKEVWEAETGVELDIVGAPAGDIWARVLQDVTTRSGTFDIYTHPWNSLGDLVEAGGAMNLDELVDKHRPDWADGERGTPTAQTAELLYKYGGSYYGASLDGDFQTWVYNKAYFEDPKNMADFQAEHGRDLAVPNTWVESDQVSAFFTGRTGLGGTKIYGNGNDMAPFWGLPRFYARFAAQAVPNMYWFDENGRPNLDTDEGIKAATEYVKTKDWSHPDVMSWTYAEGYNGIGSGQTAHLTTYTNVSKFVDRKNADGSPASPATGMLSAYMPPGVQHGDDLVRRSVIYYNITGTVSSRSQNPEAAYLFLQWLSSTRTYSWMAGNPAGYFDPFQKANFEEQFVSETYHPYMMDAIRETIARSAPTINFAGQTALDAALDEELQAALIGVKSPEDAMQSATKRWERVIRRKGEDKMIPIIQQSRAAWPTIVDKA, encoded by the coding sequence ATGATTAGAGGATCGAGTACACGCAGAAGTCTGCTTAAGGGCAGTGCCGCCTTTATGGCCACTGCCGCGGTCGGAATTAATCCAAAGTTTTTGGGGGCAGCGCATGCCTCCGAATTGGCGCCTGGAATGACAGGCGGGCCTTCTGGTTTTCCAGGTGCCGAGCGGTTTCAGTACAATGAGACCCATTCTGAGGGCCGGGCCATCGAAGCCATGAAGAAAATGGTGGCGGATGGTGCGGCGCCGAAAAAGATTACGATGCTGCTCGCCGATGGTGCGATCGGCCAAATCACAAAGCCCTTTCCGTCCGGGCCGTCAGTCAAGGAGGTTTGGGAGGCCGAGACTGGCGTAGAACTTGATATCGTGGGTGCGCCAGCAGGAGATATCTGGGCCCGCGTGCTTCAGGATGTCACCACCCGGTCCGGTACCTTCGACATCTACACCCATCCCTGGAACAGTTTGGGAGACTTGGTCGAAGCTGGCGGAGCCATGAACTTGGATGAATTGGTCGACAAACACCGCCCGGATTGGGCGGATGGTGAACGGGGGACGCCGACTGCGCAAACCGCCGAGCTGCTCTACAAATATGGCGGCAGTTACTACGGTGCTTCGCTGGATGGTGATTTCCAGACCTGGGTCTACAACAAGGCCTATTTTGAAGATCCGAAGAACATGGCGGATTTCCAGGCCGAACATGGCCGTGATCTCGCTGTGCCGAATACTTGGGTGGAGAGTGATCAGGTCAGTGCGTTCTTTACCGGACGGACCGGTTTGGGCGGCACAAAGATCTACGGCAACGGCAATGATATGGCGCCGTTCTGGGGTTTGCCGCGTTTCTATGCACGTTTTGCGGCCCAGGCAGTTCCGAACATGTATTGGTTCGACGAGAATGGCCGGCCGAATCTCGATACCGATGAAGGTATCAAGGCGGCGACCGAGTACGTCAAAACCAAGGATTGGTCGCACCCGGACGTGATGTCCTGGACCTATGCGGAAGGCTACAACGGCATTGGATCCGGGCAGACCGCTCATCTGACCACTTACACGAATGTGTCGAAGTTCGTTGACCGCAAGAACGCCGATGGATCTCCTGCAAGTCCTGCGACGGGCATGTTGAGCGCCTATATGCCGCCAGGTGTCCAGCATGGTGATGACCTGGTTCGCCGGTCCGTGATCTACTACAACATTACCGGGACAGTCAGTTCCAGAAGCCAGAACCCGGAAGCTGCTTACCTCTTCCTGCAATGGTTGAGTTCCACCAGAACCTACTCCTGGATGGCGGGTAACCCTGCTGGCTACTTCGATCCGTTCCAAAAAGCGAACTTCGAAGAGCAATTTGTCTCTGAAACCTATCATCCGTACATGATGGATGCCATTCGGGAAACCATCGCCCGGTCGGCGCCAACCATTAACTTCGCGGGTCAAACCGCGTTGGATGCAGCGCTGGATGAGGAACTGCAGGCCGCGTTGATCGGGGTGAAATCGCCGGAAGATGCGATGCAGTCGGCCACAAAGCGCTGGGAGCGCGTCATACGGCGGAAAGGCGAGGACAAGATGATCCCGATCATCCAGCAGAGCCGGGCTGCCTGGCCGACGATCGTCGACAAAGCGTGA
- a CDS encoding carbohydrate ABC transporter permease produces MGSLILRTMVVAVVAVIALLPVSWMISMAFKPPAEWTSASGAITFLPQNPTLSNFQYILTGEAMNQPVSLDRTVWWPMFASLLTSVIGTLIAVICGTASAYAVSRQKVGESIGLSLLQLRIFPPLAVMIPVMIMWAFLGMIDTWWGLSLIYGIVTMPFSFWLMKTYFDDLPREIEEAAIVEGCTAFEAFYQITLPIVAPAVASTALFIFILNWSDYLIALLLTRKDWTTVPVYMNALATAASGQLFGAKAALGLIAAIPPVILGISIQKFLVRGLTFGALKQ; encoded by the coding sequence GTGGGCAGTCTCATACTCAGAACCATGGTCGTGGCCGTTGTTGCGGTTATCGCGCTTTTACCAGTGTCCTGGATGATTTCTATGGCGTTTAAACCGCCGGCGGAATGGACTTCGGCGTCGGGTGCGATCACTTTCCTGCCGCAGAATCCGACGCTGTCGAATTTCCAGTACATCCTGACCGGCGAAGCTATGAACCAGCCTGTGTCGCTGGACAGGACCGTTTGGTGGCCGATGTTTGCCAGCTTGTTGACCTCGGTGATCGGCACACTGATCGCGGTGATCTGCGGGACAGCGTCAGCCTATGCGGTGAGCCGCCAAAAGGTTGGTGAGAGCATTGGCCTTTCCCTCTTGCAATTGCGGATATTCCCGCCTCTTGCCGTGATGATCCCGGTCATGATCATGTGGGCATTCCTTGGCATGATCGACACCTGGTGGGGACTGTCGCTCATCTATGGCATTGTGACGATGCCGTTTTCCTTCTGGTTGATGAAAACCTATTTCGATGACTTGCCGCGTGAGATTGAAGAAGCGGCGATCGTTGAAGGCTGCACGGCTTTTGAAGCTTTTTATCAGATCACCTTGCCGATCGTGGCGCCCGCCGTCGCGTCGACCGCGCTGTTTATCTTCATTCTCAACTGGTCGGACTATCTGATCGCTCTCCTTTTGACGCGCAAGGATTGGACCACCGTGCCGGTCTATATGAATGCGCTCGCAACCGCAGCTAGCGGCCAGCTGTTTGGCGCTAAGGCTGCTCTAGGCCTCATCGCCGCCATTCCCCCTGTCATTCTCGGGATCTCTATCCAGAAGTTTCTGGTGCGGGGTCTCACTTTCGGAGCCCTGAAACAATGA